From one Mycolicibacterium sp. HK-90 genomic stretch:
- a CDS encoding Zn-ribbon domain-containing OB-fold protein produces MPAATSQPAIDGWFSTDDAGATHLIGGKCTQCATYVFPPRENNCPNPACDSDTLDLVPLSRRGKVWSYTENRYLPPSPYPKTDPFEPFAIAAVELADEGLIVLGKVVEGTLAADLKVGMEMELTTMTLYTDDEGVERTTHAWRIA; encoded by the coding sequence GTGCCAGCAGCTACCTCGCAACCCGCGATCGACGGGTGGTTTTCCACCGACGACGCCGGTGCCACCCACCTGATCGGCGGCAAGTGCACCCAGTGCGCCACGTATGTGTTCCCGCCGCGTGAGAACAACTGCCCCAACCCGGCCTGTGACAGCGACACCCTCGACCTGGTCCCCCTGTCCCGCCGCGGGAAAGTGTGGAGCTACACCGAGAACCGGTACCTCCCGCCGTCGCCGTATCCCAAGACCGACCCGTTCGAGCCGTTCGCGATCGCCGCGGTGGAACTGGCCGACGAGGGATTGATCGTGCTCGGCAAGGTCGTCGAGGGCACCCTGGCCGCCGATCTCAAGGTGGGCATGGAGATGGAGCTGACCACCATGACGCTCTACACCGACGACGAGGGCGTCGAGCGGACCACCCACGCCTGGAGGATCGCATGA
- a CDS encoding lipid-transfer protein yields the protein MSTPEPLYILGAGMHPWGKWGRDFTEYGVVAARAALAEAGLDWRQIQLVAGADTIRNGYPGFIAGSTFAQKLGWNGVPVSSSYAACASGSQALQSARAQILAGFCDVALVIGADTTPKGAFAPVGGERKNDPDWQRFHLLGAMNPVYFALLARRRMDLYGATAEDFAQVKVKNSRHGLQNPNARYRKESAIEDVLASPVVSDPLRQLDICATSDGAAALIVASKSFAEKHLGSLEGVPSVRAISTVTPQYPQHLPELPDIATDSTAVVPAPERVFKDQILDAAYAEAGIGPEDVSLAEVYDLSTALELDWYEHLGLCAKGEGEQLLRSGATTIGGRVPVNPSGGLACFGEAIPAQAIAQVCELTWQLKGQATGRQVEGATVGVTANQGLFGHGSSVIVAR from the coding sequence ATGAGCACTCCCGAACCCCTGTACATCCTCGGCGCGGGCATGCACCCGTGGGGCAAGTGGGGACGCGACTTCACCGAGTACGGCGTCGTCGCCGCCCGTGCCGCGCTCGCCGAGGCCGGCCTGGACTGGCGCCAGATCCAGCTGGTCGCCGGCGCCGACACCATCCGGAACGGCTACCCCGGCTTCATCGCCGGCTCGACGTTCGCCCAGAAGCTGGGCTGGAACGGCGTGCCGGTGTCGTCTTCGTACGCCGCCTGCGCGTCCGGCTCGCAGGCGCTGCAGAGCGCCCGCGCCCAGATCTTGGCCGGCTTCTGCGACGTCGCCCTGGTCATCGGTGCCGACACCACGCCCAAGGGTGCGTTCGCGCCGGTCGGTGGCGAGCGCAAGAACGATCCCGACTGGCAGCGCTTCCACCTGCTGGGCGCGATGAACCCGGTGTACTTCGCCCTGCTGGCGCGGCGCCGGATGGATCTCTATGGCGCCACGGCCGAGGACTTCGCCCAGGTGAAGGTGAAGAACTCCCGCCACGGTCTGCAGAACCCGAACGCGCGCTACCGCAAGGAATCCGCGATCGAGGACGTGCTGGCCAGCCCGGTGGTCTCCGACCCGCTGCGCCAGCTCGACATCTGCGCCACCTCCGATGGAGCGGCCGCGCTGATCGTGGCGTCGAAGTCGTTCGCGGAGAAGCACCTCGGCTCGCTTGAGGGGGTGCCGTCGGTCCGCGCGATCTCTACGGTGACGCCGCAGTACCCACAGCATCTGCCCGAATTGCCGGACATCGCAACGGATTCCACCGCAGTCGTGCCGGCGCCGGAGCGCGTGTTCAAGGACCAGATTCTCGACGCGGCGTACGCCGAGGCCGGCATCGGACCCGAGGATGTCAGCCTGGCCGAGGTGTACGACCTGTCCACCGCCCTGGAGCTGGACTGGTACGAGCACCTGGGCCTGTGCGCCAAGGGTGAGGGTGAGCAGCTGCTGCGCAGCGGCGCCACCACCATCGGCGGGCGCGTCCCGGTGAACCCGTCGGGCGGCCTCGCGTGCTTCGGCGAGGCCATCCCGGCCCAGGCCATCGCGCAGGTGTGCGAGCTGACCTGGCAGCTCAAGGGCCAGGCCACCGGCCGTCAGGTCGAGGGCGCCACGGTCGGCGTGACCGCCAACCAGGGCCTGTTCGGCCACGGCTCCTCGGTGATCGTCGCGCGGTAG
- a CDS encoding DUF167 domain-containing protein — MSETVAVRVKPGSRKGPLVEVADDGALTIYVQERAVDGKANDAVIKLLAQHLGVPRSRVELISGATARLKRFRVS; from the coding sequence GTGAGCGAAACCGTCGCCGTCCGCGTCAAACCCGGCAGCCGCAAAGGCCCGCTGGTCGAGGTCGCTGACGACGGCGCGCTCACGATCTACGTCCAGGAACGCGCGGTCGACGGCAAGGCCAATGACGCCGTCATCAAACTGCTGGCCCAGCATCTGGGTGTGCCGCGCAGCCGTGTGGAGTTGATCTCCGGAGCGACTGCGCGGCTCAAGCGCTTTCGGGTCAGCTGA
- a CDS encoding phosphotransferase yields MHPTQTAVLDRPDDLTCDWLTAAIGAGPVSGFSFERIGTGQMSECYRVSLEYAGSTTGPASVVLKVAATDPSSRQTGLALGLYEREVRFYADIAPALDPGPVAPCYHAAFDPETGAFDLLLGDATPAVVGDEIRGATAEQATVALTELGRVHGSMLGAAALDDADWLNREAPVNQALISGLYAAFVERYAGLITPEQRNVCERLVESFDAYLADEGAPQRPHGLVHGDYRLDNMLFGAEGADRALTVVDWQTVTRGPAFTDVAYFIGCALPVEQRRAHYDELLTAYHQALGPDSALTLGQVREGVRRQSFFGVMMAIISSMLVERTERGDQMFMTMLDRHCSHVLDTHALDVLAPPAVPEPLVPAPEDDHAHTPTAEDLWNESWYFDFVDADAGFGGWVRLGLIPNQDTAWINVLFCGPGMPTVALNDFHAPLAEPASVKGEGVELNLHPDEPLEVYRLTATGTGEAFDDPSALLRGESGQEISVTLDLTWRTVGTPYQYRITPRYEIPCAVSGTVIIGDQTHTIEAVAGQRDHSWGVRDWWSMNWVWSAIHLDDGTHLHGVDIRIPGMPPIGIGYAQRAGEPLVELQTVTAEHELGADDLPVATTLTLQPGDIEVTVDIQGHAPVLLVAADGRVSQFPRAWATVRTADGRSGVGWLEWNRNLS; encoded by the coding sequence GTGCATCCCACTCAGACAGCCGTGCTGGACCGCCCCGACGACCTGACCTGCGACTGGTTGACCGCCGCCATCGGCGCCGGTCCGGTCAGCGGCTTCAGTTTCGAGCGGATCGGCACCGGGCAGATGAGCGAGTGCTACCGGGTGTCGCTGGAGTATGCGGGGAGCACCACCGGCCCGGCATCGGTGGTGCTGAAGGTGGCCGCCACCGACCCGAGCAGCCGGCAGACCGGGCTGGCCCTCGGCCTCTACGAGCGCGAGGTGCGGTTCTACGCCGACATCGCCCCGGCCCTGGATCCGGGACCGGTGGCGCCGTGCTATCACGCCGCGTTCGACCCGGAGACCGGCGCGTTCGACCTGCTGCTCGGCGATGCCACCCCGGCCGTCGTGGGTGATGAGATCCGCGGCGCGACGGCCGAACAGGCCACGGTGGCGCTGACCGAGCTGGGCCGGGTGCACGGGTCGATGCTCGGCGCCGCCGCCCTGGACGACGCCGACTGGCTCAACCGGGAGGCACCCGTCAACCAGGCCCTGATCTCGGGCCTGTACGCCGCGTTCGTCGAGCGCTATGCGGGCCTGATCACGCCAGAACAGCGGAACGTCTGCGAACGTCTTGTCGAGAGTTTCGATGCGTATCTCGCCGATGAGGGCGCGCCTCAGCGGCCACACGGGCTCGTACACGGCGACTATCGGCTCGACAACATGCTGTTCGGCGCCGAGGGGGCCGACCGGGCGCTGACCGTGGTCGACTGGCAGACCGTCACCAGAGGGCCGGCGTTCACCGACGTCGCGTACTTCATCGGCTGTGCCCTGCCCGTCGAGCAGCGCCGCGCCCACTACGACGAGTTACTGACCGCGTATCACCAGGCACTCGGACCGGACTCGGCCCTGACGCTCGGCCAGGTGCGTGAGGGCGTGCGCCGGCAGAGCTTCTTCGGCGTGATGATGGCGATCATCTCCTCGATGCTGGTGGAACGTACCGAACGCGGCGACCAGATGTTCATGACCATGCTCGACCGGCACTGCAGCCACGTGCTGGACACCCATGCGCTGGATGTCCTTGCGCCACCGGCTGTTCCGGAGCCGTTGGTGCCCGCGCCCGAGGATGACCATGCGCACACCCCGACCGCCGAGGATCTGTGGAACGAGAGCTGGTACTTCGACTTCGTCGACGCCGACGCGGGTTTCGGCGGCTGGGTCAGGCTCGGGCTGATTCCCAACCAGGACACCGCATGGATCAACGTGCTGTTCTGCGGGCCGGGCATGCCGACAGTGGCGCTCAACGACTTTCACGCACCGCTGGCCGAGCCGGCGTCGGTCAAGGGCGAAGGGGTCGAGCTGAACCTGCACCCGGACGAGCCGCTCGAGGTGTACCGCCTGACCGCCACGGGGACTGGCGAGGCGTTCGACGACCCGTCGGCATTGCTGCGTGGCGAGTCGGGGCAGGAGATCTCGGTGACGTTGGACCTGACCTGGCGCACCGTGGGAACGCCGTACCAATACCGGATCACGCCGCGCTATGAGATTCCGTGCGCGGTATCGGGAACGGTGATCATCGGCGATCAGACCCACACCATCGAAGCCGTTGCGGGACAACGCGACCACTCGTGGGGTGTGCGCGACTGGTGGTCGATGAACTGGGTGTGGAGTGCGATCCATCTCGACGACGGCACCCACCTGCACGGTGTCGACATCCGGATCCCGGGCATGCCGCCGATCGGTATCGGCTATGCCCAGCGGGCGGGTGAGCCGCTCGTCGAATTGCAGACCGTGACCGCGGAACACGAGCTCGGCGCTGACGATCTGCCGGTGGCGACCACGCTGACCCTGCAGCCCGGTGACATCGAGGTGACGGTCGACATTCAGGGCCACGCCCCGGTTTTGCTCGTGGCGGCCGACGGCCGGGTCAGCCAGTTCCCGCGGGCGTGGGCGACGGTACGTACCGCCGACGGGCGCAGCGGCGTCGGCTGGCTGGAGTGGAACCGCAACCTCAGCTGA
- a CDS encoding primary-amine oxidase gives MDYPLDPLSADEFRAVAAILRRERGVGEGWRVASVELVEPSKADLAAFDGGGATPVRRAAVICLDRSANATYKGVVSLTGDRVENFDHVPGVQANFTVDEFVECDEVLRRHPDVIAALTKRGITDLDNVFMDTWTYGDAVAPPEYRDRRLGWSDTWYKHAPGANPYAHPVSGLHCVIDVNTMEVLRVEDDGSSEMPSVMGEYVPHHIPERIRSGSRREPLKPLVITQPEGPSFTLDGNLLQWQNWSLRVGFNHREGMTLHTVRYRDGEMNRSVAHRMSFAEMVVPYRDPSVDHYRRTAFDIGEWGLGFMTTSLELGCDCLGEIRYLDAVLHDSSGEPYTITNAICIHEEDNAVLWKHVDHDAGAEVRRMRRLTLSFHVTVANYEYLVYWRLYQDGNIECEVRATGIMVTTPVPAGQPHANGTLVDERTYAPFHQHFLIARLDLDIDGSDNTVYMTESHAEPINPDNPYGLSLVVRNQALRTEQEGRQDVNFATQRAWKVVNTNVVNGLGTHPSYKLVPTGAIPAMFDASSPVLKRANVIGHTLWVTPNHPDERWPAGEFVNQSVADTGLGEWTRANRSIDNTDVVLWYVFGIHHITRPEDWPVMPVDVVSFWLKPFGFFDRNPALDVPATPPDACAHSHATAAHH, from the coding sequence GGCAGCGATATTGCGGCGCGAGCGCGGGGTCGGGGAAGGCTGGCGGGTCGCCTCGGTGGAACTCGTCGAGCCCAGCAAGGCCGACCTGGCCGCCTTCGACGGTGGCGGTGCGACGCCCGTCCGACGGGCCGCGGTGATCTGTCTGGACCGGTCGGCGAATGCCACCTACAAGGGGGTGGTGTCCCTGACCGGCGACCGGGTCGAGAACTTCGATCACGTACCAGGGGTGCAGGCCAACTTCACCGTCGACGAGTTCGTCGAGTGCGACGAGGTGCTCCGGCGGCATCCCGATGTGATCGCGGCGCTGACCAAACGCGGCATCACCGACCTGGACAACGTGTTCATGGACACCTGGACCTACGGTGACGCGGTCGCGCCGCCGGAATACCGTGACCGGCGCCTCGGGTGGTCGGACACCTGGTACAAACACGCGCCTGGTGCCAATCCGTACGCCCACCCGGTAAGTGGGCTGCATTGCGTGATCGACGTCAACACCATGGAGGTGCTGCGCGTCGAAGACGACGGTAGCTCCGAGATGCCAAGTGTGATGGGCGAATACGTGCCGCATCACATTCCCGAGCGCATCCGGTCGGGCTCGCGCCGGGAGCCGCTCAAGCCGCTGGTCATCACCCAGCCCGAAGGCCCGTCGTTCACGTTGGACGGAAACCTGCTGCAGTGGCAGAACTGGTCGCTGCGGGTCGGGTTCAACCATCGCGAGGGCATGACGCTGCACACCGTGCGGTACCGCGACGGCGAAATGAATCGCTCGGTGGCACACCGGATGTCGTTCGCCGAGATGGTGGTTCCGTACCGGGATCCCTCGGTCGACCACTACCGTCGCACCGCGTTCGACATCGGTGAGTGGGGCCTGGGGTTCATGACCACCTCGCTGGAGCTCGGTTGCGACTGCCTGGGCGAAATCCGTTACCTGGACGCGGTTCTGCACGACAGCTCGGGCGAGCCGTACACCATCACCAACGCGATCTGCATCCACGAGGAAGACAACGCCGTGCTGTGGAAGCATGTCGACCATGACGCCGGGGCGGAGGTGCGCCGGATGCGCAGGCTCACCCTGTCCTTCCATGTCACCGTCGCCAATTACGAATACCTGGTGTACTGGCGGCTGTATCAGGACGGCAACATCGAATGCGAGGTCCGCGCCACCGGGATCATGGTCACCACACCGGTGCCGGCGGGGCAACCGCACGCCAACGGGACGCTGGTCGACGAGCGCACCTATGCGCCGTTCCATCAACACTTCCTGATCGCCCGGCTCGACCTGGACATCGACGGCTCCGACAACACGGTCTACATGACGGAGTCGCACGCCGAGCCGATCAACCCCGACAATCCGTACGGCCTGTCGTTGGTGGTGCGCAATCAGGCGCTGCGGACCGAGCAGGAGGGCCGTCAGGACGTCAACTTCGCCACCCAGCGCGCCTGGAAGGTGGTCAACACCAACGTCGTCAACGGATTGGGCACCCACCCGTCCTACAAGCTGGTGCCCACCGGAGCGATCCCGGCCATGTTCGATGCCTCGTCTCCGGTGCTCAAACGCGCCAACGTCATTGGCCACACCCTCTGGGTCACCCCGAATCACCCCGACGAACGATGGCCGGCGGGGGAGTTCGTGAACCAGTCGGTGGCCGACACCGGGCTGGGTGAGTGGACCCGGGCCAACCGGTCGATCGACAACACCGATGTAGTGCTCTGGTACGTGTTCGGCATCCACCACATCACCCGGCCGGAGGACTGGCCGGTGATGCCCGTCGACGTCGTGTCGTTCTGGCTCAAGCCGTTCGGCTTCTTCGACCGCAACCCGGCCCTTGACGTTCCGGCCACCCCGCCGGACGCCTGCGCGCACAGCCACGCCACCGCGGCACACCATTAG